The Watersipora subatra chromosome 1, tzWatSuba1.1, whole genome shotgun sequence genome has a window encoding:
- the LOC137385259 gene encoding mitochondrial enolase superfamily member 1-like, with protein sequence MAFPKVTGFTVKDIRFPTSLEAHGSDAMHTDPDYSCAYVIIHTEDLKLSGHGLTFTCGNGTNIVVAAINGLLRVVKHLDWSLQQIFGEFGDFWRKITSDSQMRWLGPEKGVMHLATGALINAYWDLWAKIEGKPLWQLLADMSPEKLVSTIDWRYMSDMLTKEEAIEMLKERQSLKERRIEDLKTKGYPVYITSAGWLGYSDDKIRELCQGALSKGFTRFKVKVGKSVSEDLRRCKIIREEIGDDRLLMTDCNQVWEVQEAVEWMKQLAEVKPLWIEEPTSPDDILGHAYIAEQLKPYGIGVATGEMCQNRVMFKQFLKAGGMQFCQIDSCRLGGVNENIAVMLMAEKLNIPVCPHAGGVGLCEMVMHLSMFYYCSITKSMDNRFTEFADHLHEHFVDPVVVKDGHYQLPTVPGYSTEMTEKALKNWEYPCGHEWQKLFAAGTFKPEY encoded by the exons ATGGCCTTTCCAAAGGTCACAGGGTTTACAGTCAAGGACATTCGATTTCCAACATCTTTAGAAGCTCATGGTTCAGACGCAATG CACACAGATCCAGATTATTCCTGTGCCTATGTTATCATCCACACCGAAGATCTCAAGTTATCCGGTCATGGACTGACATTCACCTGTGGCAATGGAACTAACATAG TTGTCGCAGCCATTAACGGTCTCCTGCGAGTAGTGAAGCATTTAGACTGGTCACTTCAGCAGATATTTGGAGAGTTTGGAGACTTTTGGAGAAAAATAACGAGTGACAGTCAAATGAGATGG CTCGGACCGGAGAAAGGAGTGATGCATCTGGCTACAGGTGCACTCATCAATGCCTACTGGGATCTTTGGGCTAAGATTGAAGGCAAACCTCTCTGGCAGCTACTTGCTGACATG AGCCCTGAGAAGCTTGTCAGCACCATTGACTGGAGGTACATGTCTGACATGTTAACAAAGGAAGAAGCTATAG AAATGCTGAAGGAGCGACAATCATTGAAGGAGAGGAGGATAGAAGACCTAAAGACCAAAGGGTATCCTGTATATATAACATCAGCTGGATGGTTGGGCTACTCGGATGATAAAATCAGAGAG CTATGTCAAGGGGCCCTCAGCAAAGGATTCACCAGGTTCAAGGTGAAGGTTGGCAAGAGTGTTAGTGAAGACCTGAGGCGCTGTAAGATAATCAGAGAGGAAATTGGAGATGACAGACTACTG ATGACAGATTGTAATCAAGTTTGGGAAGTGCAAGAAGCCGTCGAATGGATGAAGCAGCTCGCTGAAGTGAAGCCACTTTGGATTGAAGAGCCAACCAGTCCAGATGATATACTCGGACACGCATATATTGCTGAG CAACTGAAACCCTATGGTATTGGGGTGGCCACGGGTGAGATGTGCCAGAATAGAGTCATGTTTAAACAGTTCCTCAAAGCTGGAGGCATGCAGTTCTGTCAAATTGACAGCTGTCGTCTTGGTGGTGTGAATGAAAACATAGCAGTCATGCTTATGGCAGAGAAACTTAATA TTCCTGTGTGCCCTCATGCAGGGGGAGTTGGACTCTGTGAGATGGTTATGCACCTTTCCATGTTCTATTACTGCTCCATCACTAAGTCTATGGACAACAG ATTTACAGAGTTTGCCGATCACCTCCATGAACACTTTGTCGACCCAGTAGTAGTCAAAGACGGCCATTACCAACTTCCGACT GTACCAGGGTATAGCACTGAGATGACCGAGAAGGCTTTGAAAAACTGGGAATACCCTTGTGGACACGAGTGGCAGAAACTGTTTGCCGCTGGCACATTCAAACCCGAATACTAG
- the LOC137385258 gene encoding uncharacterized protein, producing MSKLSGPSGLGGRSILHISSIRQIESPPLEDKRLLAGNTVAGLPAQINDEDEMCGGRSPESSEGDAGTLEDIIDRSIPLSSLAWEAYELSSDLSKSLKGDHGILAALDLSLPLPMCNVDLSSPTKPRDVLDIFGDVMDLPLMNNFVEGRTDTGDNNVERCDTSCDADGLTSTSTAGSTNALCVSIGPRSTGELDRSNTLMTPQELERMPDQGLEFEQSVGPKESPAVQPASPLHSIPTVTEPAEGNSSLLCSGEAPVVLSQSGSELTAITVLTSFGTKTFEVNTEQLKQAAGLMQPVIINSEVAGFTLVMMPVSKMNLLPAEERRQQATYAKFKCLYCERKFERSYKLRLHEMMKHTLQKPHKCHHPGCSWAFSDAYRLRNHERCHLKLKPYNCPECGKSYTSYWNMQSHLSQMHDANRLQFSCESCEEAFTTETKLYKHISDKHPEQPKRFKCEENGCNAMFHSKMGLMRHMVGHKKREALNLTCPIEGCGRTFNWKSRLDVHLRTHTGEANFKCTYQGCGAAFASASILNRHKKIHSTNKKLTCSICQKSFHRLDHMRNHEQSHSAVRPFPCPEPGCVYAATTKRSLECHLKRHAIKANRARLVCPSQTCGQTFSTMRQLLTHINAHHPLIMEVRYAKELAEANQELQTEETLMATESVAETAVSETTVVTAGDGCGDQIAWDMQRLVPNVSYDDTMAVINAEVAGKSIELILPVSSNTKTNSSATAIASSRSGKLKHERGSARTDSLLNQRVCAKARDRQEKQKAQPFSNLDSTTAEVIQIDSKSSRCQLPADVVSSSGSDECSANIGSVASTPLSSELLVSSGSGSMSSIPSSLEWLSSGQDGEDVEANLLSAADIIYTVPTTQLPQLAEQIDGGSTFTQLYDSSNSLSSATDYNLSNL from the exons ATGAGCAAG TTGTCGGGACCTAGCGGCTTAGGTGGTCGGTCAATTCTACATATCAGCAGTATCAGACAGATAGAATCTCCACCACTAGAAGACAAGCGGTTGTTGGCTGGAAACACCGTAGCGGGTCTGCCAG CTCAAATCAATGATGAAGATGAGATGTGCGGTGGAAGGTCACCTGAGAGTAGCGAGGGAGACGCTGGAACATTGGAAGACATTATTGACCGATCTATTCCACTCTCCTCCTTAGCGTGGGAGGCATACGAGCTCAGCTCAGATCTCAGCAAATCACTTAAAG GAGATCACGGCATTCTTGCAGCTCTTGATCTCTCCTTGCCTCTACCTATGTGCAATGTCGACCTCTCTAGTCCGACCAAGCCCCGCGATGTTCTTGATATTTTTGGGGACGTCATGGATTTGCCTCTCATGAATAACTTTGTTGAAGGCCGAACTGATACTGGAGACAATAA TGTTGAGCGATGTGATACGTCGTGCGATGCAGATGGTTTGACATCAACTTCCACTGCTGGATCAACCAATGCTCTTTGCGTCAGCATAG GACCACGGAGCACTGGTGAGCTGGACAGAAGCAACACTCTTATGACTCCTCAGGAACTCGAAAGGATGCCAGATCAGGGACTAGAGTTTGAACAGTCTGTTGGACCAAAAGAGTCTCCGGCTGTTCAGCCTGCCTCTCCTTTACATAGTATTCCCACCGTTACGGAACCTGCTGAGGGTAACTCCTCTCTGCTCTGTTCCGGTGAGGCACCTGTTGTGCTCAGTCAGAGTGGCAGTGAACTCACTGCCATCACAGTTCTCACAAGTTTTGGCACGAAG ACGTTTGAAGTGAACACGGAGCAGTTGAAACAAGCAGCTGGACTCATGCAGCCTGTAATCATCAACTCGGAGGTGGCTGGCTTCA CTCTCGTCATGATGCCCGTCTCTAAAATGAACTTGCTGCCAGCTGAAGAAAGACGA CAACAAGCAACCTATGCCAAGTTCAAATGTCTCTACTGTGAGAGGAAGTTTGAGCGATCGTACAAGCTCCGGCTACATGAAATGATGAAGCACACCTTGCAGAAGCCTCATAAGTGCCATCATCCCGGCTGCAGCTGGGCGTTCTCTGACGCGTATCGGCTCCGGAACCATGAGCGGTGTCATCTCAAACTTAAACCTTACAAC TGCCCGGAGTGCGGTAAAAGCTACACCTCCTATTGGAACATGCAGTCACACCTCTCACAGATGCATGATGCCAATCGACTTCAGTTTAGTTGCGAGAGCTGCGAGGAGGCCTTCACTACAGAGACCAAACTCTACAAGCACATATCAGATAAACATCCAGAGCAACCCAAACGGTTCAA ATGTGAAGAGAATGGTTGTAATGCGATGTTCCACTCGAAGATGGGACTGATGCGGCATATGGTAGGCCACAAGAAACGGGAAGCGCTCAACCTAACCTGTCCAATCGAGGGTTGTGGCAGGACCTTTAACTGGAAGAGTCGCTTGGATGTACACTTGAGGACTCACACTG GGGAAGCAAATTTTAAATGCACATACCAAGGTTGTGGTGCTGCCTTTGCAAGTGCTTCCATATTAAATAGACACAAGAAAATCCATTCCACCAATAAGAAGCTAACCTGTTCGATTTGCCAGAAGTCATTTCATCGTCTCGATCATATGAGGAATCATGAGCAGTCCCATAGTGCAGTTCGTCCTTTCCCGTGTCCAGAACCAG GATGCGTATACGCAGCAACGACCAAACGCTCACTCGAGTGTCACTTGAAAAGGCATGCGATCAAGGCGAACCGAGCAAGACTCGTCTGTCCATCACAGACTTGTGGTCAGACCTTCTCTACCATGCGTCAACTGCTCACTCACATCAATGCTCACCATCCGCTCATCATGGAGGTCCGCTATGCAAAGG AGTTGGCAGAAGCTAATCAAGAACTACAGACAG AGGAAACCCTGATGGCCACCGAGTCTGTTGCAGAAACTGCTGTTTCAGAAACTACTGTTGTCACTGCTGGTGATGGATGTGGTGATCAGATTGCCTGGGACATGCAGAGACTTGTTCCTAATGTGTCATACGATGACACAATGGCCG TCATTAATGCGGAAGTTGCTGGGAAATCCATAGAGCTCATCCTTCCTGTTTCATCAAATACGAAGACTAATTCGTCTGCAACAG CCATTGCCTCTAGTAGGAGTGGAAAGTTAAAGCATGAAAGAGGGTCAGCTAGGACAGACAGTTTGCTGAATCAAAGAGTCTGTGCTAAGGCTAGGGACCGTCAGGAGAAACAAAAAGCTCAGCCATTTTCTAATCTAGATTCAACTACTGCAG AAGTCATCCAAATTGATTCAAAGTCTTCTAGATGTCAGCTTCCCGCAGACGTTGTGTCTAGCAGTGGCAGCGATGAGTGCAGTGCAAACATCGGGTCGGTTGCTTCTACACCGCTGTCAAGCGAGCTATTGGTTAGCTCTGGCAGCGGTAGCATGTCTTCCATTCCATCCAGCCTTGAGTGGCTGTCTTCTGGGCAG GACGGTGAAGATGTAGAAGCCAACTTGCTCAGTGCAGCAGATATCATATACACTGTACCCACCACACAACTCCCTCAACTCGCAGAGCAAATTGATGGAGGGTCTACTTTTACGCAATTATATGACTCGTCAAATAGCCTCAGCTCTGCTACCGATTATAATTTGTCCAATCTCTGA